A stretch of DNA from Halobacteriovorax sp. JY17:
TTCTTTCTACAAGTGATTGGCCCCTCACTAGTATTCTTCTTTATAAAGTATAATCTCTGGTCTTCTATTTATAATGGGACTCAAGATCTAATCATACAAGGCTACTCTTTTTCTCAAATGATTAACTATCACGCCTGGAGTTTAGTGGTTTCTCTCATTGCAGGAGGATACGCCTCCCATAACCTTGCAGAAGATATACGAATGGGAAGAATTTCTACTTACTTAATTTATCCATTTAATTTTTGGGAATTTCATACGGCTTCATTTATTTCATTTCAATTCTTACAGACTTTTATTTCAGGAATAACGATTCTCTCAATATTCTTACTAGGAATTTTTGAAAGTATTACCCTAGTAACTTTATTCAATGGCTACATCTTTTGCTTTCTTGTTAGCCTTATGTGGTTCACCCTTCAATATATGACGGGAATTCTCTCATTTTGGCTTGAGGAAACTTGGATACTCAGAGTACTCCTTCAAATTATGTCTGCATTTCTCTCTGGAGCTATTCTCCCACTAGAACTTTATCCTGCATGGGCAGTGAAAATTTTAAATTACACTCCATTTCCTTATCTGAGCTACTACCCGATTAAGATCTTTCAAGGAAAACTTCCTCTTCTAACGACGGCTCCACTTATTATCATTGGCTGGACAATACTCTTTGCTCTTATTAATAAGTTGATTTGGAAAAGAGGAATGAAACTCTATACTGCGGCGGGAATGTGATAAGAGAAATCAGACACCACTTAAGTGTGTACAGAAAGTTTGTTAGCACTAGCTTTTCTCAGTCAATGAGTTTTAGATTAAATTTCTTTCTACTTATATTGATGGATATTTTCTTCTACTTCTCAAGCCTAATGACAGTCAGCTTCATCTTTGATCATGTTCAAACTATTGGCCCATGGAATAAAGACCAACTCATGTTCTTCATTTCATTTATGTTGTGTATTGATCACCTTCACATGACTCTAATTAGTGAAAGTTTTTGGGTTCTATCTAGAGATATAAAATCAGGAAATATGGACTTTACTATTTTAAAGCCTATCAGCTCTATCTTCACCTGCTTCTTTAGACATATAAGAACATCGAGTATTTGTAATACTGCTGTCGTCTGGGCCTGTCTCATCTACTTCGGAAGAAGAGTTGAGCTAGATCTCATCTCTTGGATCTCACTACCCGCACTTGTCTTATTAGGCTTTACCTTACTTGCAATTCTAGAATTCATAATTTCAACAAGTATGTTTTGGATGACAGAAGGCATGGGTATTAATTTTCTACGAATGCAATTTCAAAATTTAAGTCGGTGGCCTAACTTTATTTACTCTTCACTCTCACGAAAAGTTTTCACAATCGCAGTGCCAATACTTTTGATTGGCTCAGCTCCCGTACACTTTCTCTTTGATCACTCCGCATGGGATTATTTAATCTATCTCATCATAGCGATCATAATTAGTTTCGGAGTCTTACAATTTATTTGGAAAAAGGCAATTAATCAATATGAGTCAGCTTCAAGCTAGGTCTTATATGGGGCCTCGGGCACGATATGCGCTGCTAATTTGTACCCGAGGCCTTAATGAGGATTGCTCCTCAAGATAAAATTAATTTTTGTGAAAAACTTCTATATCTAATATTTAGCAGGATAATCCACCGCATACAAGAGAAACAACTTAAAGATTTCTTGATAATTATGAGATTTGACTATCTAAATAGCTGATTATTCATATAATCTTTAATATACATCTTAAGTTTATCTATACTTCATTCACACTTTCTCACTAAGATTGGCATATAAGGGGGTTTCTATGACAGTACCAAAGAAACTTACAGCATACGTAGACTCCAAGAAAGTGAAGTATTCACACATACTACACCCCGCAGCATACACAGCAGAAGATGTTGCTCACTCCATCCATTGTCCCAAACATCAACTTGCAAAAGTTATCGCTATTCATGCTGATGACAGAGAATACCTTGCGATACTCCCGGCCAGTGACAAGTTAGATATAGCACATCTTGAAATGGAACTAGGAGCAAAGCATGTCACCTTATTTTCAGAGACAGAATTAAAGACAGCATTCAATGACTGCGAAATAGGAACAACTCCTATCTTTGGTCATCTCTATGGAATGGATATTATAGCTTCGACGAGCCTACTAGAAGATTCGGAAATCTACTTCAATGCTGGCACACATACTGATGCAATGAAATGTTCGCTAGAGGATTTTATCAGAATTGAAAGACCCGTGTTCGCAAATATATCTAAGCTGCACAAGGACAACTTTGTCTGTAAAGACCTAGATTACTAGCCTTTTCGTGACAATTTCCCCTAAGTATGGAAAAATATCTCCAAAGGGGAAATTATGTCACAAGAACTCGATAACTTTAAAGAACAAGTTTTAAAAAACCTGCGCAATCACGGATATCCAGAAAAGAGTATTTCTTTTCCTTTAGAGAAAATGTACGAAGTTGCAGACAATAAAGGACTCAGTTTCAATAAAGTTTTAGATGTATTGAAAGAGGAAGGTCATCATAGTGAACTTACTGTAGACAAGGTAGTTTTCTATAAGTTTGAAGATGAGGTTCTTGATGATAACTTCATGAATCAGGCCCAAGATATGATGGCGAATATGACTCCAGAGCAACTTGAATCTATTCAAGAAATGATTCTTGGTATGAGCCAAGAAGATAAAGAGAACCTTTTAAAGAAAGGTAAAGATATGGGGATAATCTAAATTATCCTCTATGAAATACTTCTATAATATTGAACTCTTTTACGATGGCCAAAACTACTTTGGCTGGCAAAAACAAAAAGAGTTCAATACCATTCAAGGGACTCTTGAAAAATCCCTTAAAGAAATTACAACTTCAAAGAAAATTAGAACTATGGGTTCTAGTAGGACAGATACGGGAGTTCATTCTAGAGCAAATATTTGCTTTGTCCAAATAGAAGAAGACTTCAAACCTATTGATCTACTCGAAGGGCTCAATAGAACTCTCCCCAATGATATAAGAGTGAAGCGTTGTGAAAGAACTTATAATCACTTCAAGGTCATCTACTTTGCGAGTAAGAAAGAATACGTCTATATTTTTAAAAATGAAAAAAAAGATTTAGAGTCTCCCTACTTTCATAATATTCAAGAGAAATTAGACTTAGAAAAAATGCAGGAAGCCGCAAAGTTATTTGTCGGTACTCACGACTTCACAAACTTCTGTTTTAAGGCCGCAAAGAATTCAGAGAAAGTAAGAGAAATATATCGCTGTGAAATTGTAGAGGACCAAAGAATTATACAAGAGAATGACTGTGCTCATTCTTTTGCCTTAATCATCGAAGGAAGTGGGTTTCTAAAACAGATGGTTCGAATAATCATGGGAACTCTTATCAATATTGGTCTTGGAAAAACTAGTACAGAAGATATTCTTGAGTCTCTTCAAACGACAGAGTTTAGAAAGACAGGATTTATTAGTCCAGGCTCAGGACTCTACTTAAATAGAATAGACTTTATACGTGACCCCTTTAAAGGGCTTAAGTCAAAGAAGAAGAAAAATGAAGAGATTCAATAAATTCATTAATAATTTATTTTTTTTAAAGAATGCTCCAGAAGTTTTTGCAAGAACTTACATGGACATTAATAAGTCAAAATCTTATAAATCCTACTGCCAAGAACTCCACGGCGTAGACTTCTCCTGCTGGAATACTCTGAGTGTAAATCAGAGAGAATTCCTAGAAGAAGAACTTCAAAGAATGAAGCCTTCCACTCTCTTAGATATTGGTAGTGGTAATGGGGAGTTGACGAAGTACTTAAGCTCTAAGTTTCAACTAACTGCAACGGGTATTGATTTCTCAATATGCCCAGAGAAAACAAAGTCGGCCCAATTTATAAGAGGAAAATTTCTAGAACACTCTTTTTCTTCCAAATATTCTACTATTATACTCATTGATTCATTCTATATGATTAATAATTACAAGAAGTACTTTAAGAAGCTACTTAGTCTCCTCGATTCTCATGGAAAAATTATCATCATCTTCACATTAACCATGGAAGAATTTGAGAATTCAAAAGTTTTAAAAGCAATAAAAAGTCTACATTTAGAATACTCTCTTACAGATTTTACGAAAGATGACTTCAACTTTTGGAAGTCCTCTAAAGATCTCTTAGAAAAATATAATGACTTATTTGTAGATGAAGGTTATTTCAATCTCTGGAATATAAAAAACAAAGAAGCCGACAAAAACATTCAACTACATGATACTTGTAATACTAGTCGCTTAGCTCTTATTATTAAGAGAGGCTAATTTTTCTATCTCAAAGAACCCCCCCTCTCATTGTATACTTCTACTAAGGAGTTACCTATGAGTACAATCGATAGCAATTACGACCATTCCCAAGAAATCAGACAGCTCGAATCAAGAAGAAGAGAGCAATTTGACGAACTCAAAAATAGCTACGAAGAACAACTCGACTCTAAAGAGATTGCACATGATGATAAAGTTAATAATATTGTGGATACCTACGAAGAAGACAGAATTAATACGGCAAAGTCTTATGATGTTCAATTAGGGGGTGCCAGTAATGATATTAAAGAAAAAATTGTAGAAATCAAAGCAAGACATAAGAAAGAAATTGATGAACTCAAAGAAGGATTTAAAGAAGAGAGAATTCAAAGTAGAAATGAATTTAGAACTGAACTTCAAAGAGTGAGTAAGAACTTCCAAGAAATTTTAGAAAAGAAAGATCACGAGTTAAATCAAGTGAAACTTACTAATTCAAAACGTCTTGAAAAATCTAGTAAGAGAAATCTTAAAGATATTACAAGTATCAACGAAAGCTATAAAGAAAAAATCGATGAGCTCCAGCAAAAACAAAAAATCGAAATCGAGCGTCTGGCCAAGAGATATAAAGGATTAGCCTAATAGTAGATCCCTACTCCAAAGAGATAGCTCTGATAGGTCGCCTTGTTAATATTTTCAATGTCGCTGAAGTGGGTCCCTTCTAATTTTATAGAAATTCTTTTAGAAATATTTGAACTCAACT
This window harbors:
- a CDS encoding ABC-2 family transporter protein: MSFRLNFFLLILMDIFFYFSSLMTVSFIFDHVQTIGPWNKDQLMFFISFMLCIDHLHMTLISESFWVLSRDIKSGNMDFTILKPISSIFTCFFRHIRTSSICNTAVVWACLIYFGRRVELDLISWISLPALVLLGFTLLAILEFIISTSMFWMTEGMGINFLRMQFQNLSRWPNFIYSSLSRKVFTIAVPILLIGSAPVHFLFDHSAWDYLIYLIIAIIISFGVLQFIWKKAINQYESASS
- the truA gene encoding tRNA pseudouridine(38-40) synthase TruA, which produces MKYFYNIELFYDGQNYFGWQKQKEFNTIQGTLEKSLKEITTSKKIRTMGSSRTDTGVHSRANICFVQIEEDFKPIDLLEGLNRTLPNDIRVKRCERTYNHFKVIYFASKKEYVYIFKNEKKDLESPYFHNIQEKLDLEKMQEAAKLFVGTHDFTNFCFKAAKNSEKVREIYRCEIVEDQRIIQENDCAHSFALIIEGSGFLKQMVRIIMGTLINIGLGKTSTEDILESLQTTEFRKTGFISPGSGLYLNRIDFIRDPFKGLKSKKKKNEEIQ
- a CDS encoding YbaK/EbsC family protein gives rise to the protein MTVPKKLTAYVDSKKVKYSHILHPAAYTAEDVAHSIHCPKHQLAKVIAIHADDREYLAILPASDKLDIAHLEMELGAKHVTLFSETELKTAFNDCEIGTTPIFGHLYGMDIIASTSLLEDSEIYFNAGTHTDAMKCSLEDFIRIERPVFANISKLHKDNFVCKDLDY
- a CDS encoding ABC-2 family transporter protein; amino-acid sequence: MIGPSLVFFFIKYNLWSSIYNGTQDLIIQGYSFSQMINYHAWSLVVSLIAGGYASHNLAEDIRMGRISTYLIYPFNFWEFHTASFISFQFLQTFISGITILSIFLLGIFESITLVTLFNGYIFCFLVSLMWFTLQYMTGILSFWLEETWILRVLLQIMSAFLSGAILPLELYPAWAVKILNYTPFPYLSYYPIKIFQGKLPLLTTAPLIIIGWTILFALINKLIWKRGMKLYTAAGM
- a CDS encoding methyltransferase domain-containing protein; its protein translation is MKRFNKFINNLFFLKNAPEVFARTYMDINKSKSYKSYCQELHGVDFSCWNTLSVNQREFLEEELQRMKPSTLLDIGSGNGELTKYLSSKFQLTATGIDFSICPEKTKSAQFIRGKFLEHSFSSKYSTIILIDSFYMINNYKKYFKKLLSLLDSHGKIIIIFTLTMEEFENSKVLKAIKSLHLEYSLTDFTKDDFNFWKSSKDLLEKYNDLFVDEGYFNLWNIKNKEADKNIQLHDTCNTSRLALIIKRG